Part of the Arcobacter sp. LA11 genome, ATTTCTTCAAGGGGCAGGAGCTATTGGTGCAGTTGTAACAGCAATGATTAGTGACTTAGTAAAAGAAGAACAAAGACCAAAAGCTATGGCTACTATGGGTATGTTTATAGGTATCTCATTTGCAGCTTCGATGTTAATTGGTCCAACATTGGGTTCTTATGCAGGTGTTGAGACATTATTCTATCTAACAGCAGTACTTGCATTAGGTTCAATTGTTCTTTTACTTAAAACTGTTCCAAACCCTCCAAAAATTAGACATACATATAATGGAAAAGCTAAATTAAGTCAAATACTAGGTAACTCGAATCTATTAAAAATGAATATCACCAACTTTTTACAAAAAGGATTAATGACTTTTGCTTTTATGATTATTCCAATGGTTTTAATCAAAAACTTCCAATGGGAATTAAGTGACCTTTGGCAAGTATATTTACCTGCAATGATTTTTGGTTTTATTACTATGGCACCTGCTGCAATAATTGCAGAAAAAAAAGGAAAATTTAAAGAAATTCTTGCACTTGGAATTGTGTTTTTTGCAGTCTCATATTTAATCATTGGAACAAGTACAAGTTCTACTTTTTTTGTTATTGGTGTAGTTATTTTCTTTATTGGGTTTAATATGCATGAACCAATCATGCAATCACTAGCATCAAAATTTGCGAAAGTTCATCAAAGAGGTTTAGTACTAGGAATATTTAACTCTTTTGGTTACTTAGGTACATTTATTGGGGGTTTACTTGGAGGTATGTTCTTTGAAAAAGTATCACTATTAACACTTGTAATTGTAATTGCACTAATCTGTATTTTATGGATTATATTAATTTTAACTATGCCAAACCCAGAAAAGAAAAAATTATCTTATATTCCATTGACTGATGAGTACATGAAAAATACACATAACTTAGATACAATAGAAGATATAGAT contains:
- a CDS encoding MFS transporter, which codes for MIKSILPLSAIIALRFFGLFLVLPVLSVYAINLHGATTTLVGVVIGGYALTQMIFQVPFGVISDKLGRKGTIITGLLLFAIGSIFCAISDDILMLMVGRFLQGAGAIGAVVTAMISDLVKEEQRPKAMATMGMFIGISFAASMLIGPTLGSYAGVETLFYLTAVLALGSIVLLLKTVPNPPKIRHTYNGKAKLSQILGNSNLLKMNITNFLQKGLMTFAFMIIPMVLIKNFQWELSDLWQVYLPAMIFGFITMAPAAIIAEKKGKFKEILALGIVFFAVSYLIIGTSTSSTFFVIGVVIFFIGFNMHEPIMQSLASKFAKVHQRGLVLGIFNSFGYLGTFIGGLLGGMFFEKVSLLTLVIVIALICILWIILILTMPNPEKKKLSYIPLTDEYMKNTHNLDTIEDIDEWYINDTENIIIVKYDSDKIQEDTILNILK